From Salinibacterium sp. ZJ450, one genomic window encodes:
- the infA gene encoding translation initiation factor IF-1 yields the protein MAKKDGVIEIEGSVIEALPNAMFRVELANGHRVLAHISGKMRQHYIRILPEDRVIVELSPYDLTRGRIVYRYK from the coding sequence ATGGCCAAAAAAGACGGCGTCATCGAGATCGAAGGCTCTGTGATCGAAGCTCTGCCCAACGCAATGTTCCGCGTTGAGCTAGCCAACGGTCACCGAGTGCTTGCCCACATTTCGGGCAAAATGCGACAGCACTACATCCGCATCCTCCCCGAGGACCGCGTGATTGTGGAGCTGAGTCCTTACGACCTGACCCGCGGCCGGATCGTTTACCGCTACAAGTAG
- the rpsM gene encoding 30S ribosomal protein S13, which translates to MARLAGVDIPREKRVEVALTYIYGVGRTRALQTLSDTAIDGNIRVKDLTDDQLVALRDHIEGNYKVEGDLRREVAADIRRKVEIGSYEGIRHRRGLPVRGQRTKTNARTRKGPKRTVAGKKKAR; encoded by the coding sequence ATGGCACGTCTTGCCGGCGTAGACATCCCGCGCGAAAAGCGCGTGGAAGTCGCACTGACATACATCTACGGTGTTGGCCGCACTCGGGCACTTCAGACCCTCAGCGACACCGCAATCGATGGAAACATCCGCGTCAAGGATCTGACCGACGACCAGCTGGTTGCACTGCGCGACCACATCGAAGGTAACTACAAGGTTGAGGGTGACCTCCGCCGTGAGGTTGCCGCCGACATCCGCCGCAAGGTCGAGATCGGCAGCTACGAAGGAATCCGCCACCGTCGCGGCCTCCCTGTGCGCGGACAGCGCACGAAGACCAATGCGCGCACCCGCAAGGGACCGAAGCGCACCGTCGCCGGCAAGAAGAAGGCGCGCTAG
- the rpmJ gene encoding 50S ribosomal protein L36, which produces MKVKPSVKPICDKCKVIRRHGNVMVICQNPRHKQRQG; this is translated from the coding sequence ATGAAGGTCAAGCCCAGCGTTAAGCCGATCTGCGACAAGTGCAAGGTCATTCGTCGTCACGGCAACGTCATGGTCATCTGCCAGAACCCGCGCCACAAGCAGCGCCAGGGTTAG